A section of the Streptomyces sp. NBC_00102 genome encodes:
- a CDS encoding SWF or SNF family helicase, with protein sequence MEPRLHGRPERTFAALPPAPGRAFAVSWWGKAWLKALEDTALDNAQLKAGRRLAREGRVGAVSVRPGRITAVVRDLDAAYRSDVLVQSLGDGAWERFLDMAVERSGHVAALLDREMPPHLVEDASSAGVDLLPGIGDLEPECSCEAWDHCAHSAALCYQFARLLDQDPFVLLLLRGRDERRLLEELRIRGTQRAEAPAPSARRGVPAAGVFAGAGSLPALPAPPRVPPEPGTPPSLDTGTGPAPGVDPAALEVLAADAAGRAHRMLLEALVPGHERQPLPVPLTPEQDAVRLAAGSASAPWALVRLSTATGRRRARLDAAVLAWRLGEAAALAVLEEEWEPDASVLVRAGDELAGAWGEDGAPALRRTGNRWTATELGVQLRLGRDGRWWAYRKDRGRWVPAGPAGGDPAGALAGAGAED encoded by the coding sequence GTGGAGCCTCGGCTCCACGGGAGGCCGGAGCGCACCTTCGCCGCGCTGCCGCCCGCTCCGGGCAGGGCGTTCGCGGTGTCCTGGTGGGGCAAGGCGTGGCTGAAGGCGCTGGAGGACACCGCGCTCGACAACGCCCAGCTCAAGGCGGGCCGCCGGCTCGCCAGGGAGGGGCGGGTCGGCGCCGTGTCGGTGCGCCCCGGCCGGATCACCGCGGTGGTGCGCGACCTGGACGCCGCGTACCGCAGCGACGTGCTGGTCCAGAGTCTGGGTGACGGGGCGTGGGAACGGTTCCTCGACATGGCCGTGGAGCGGTCCGGTCACGTCGCGGCGCTGCTCGACCGGGAGATGCCCCCGCACCTGGTGGAGGACGCCTCGTCGGCCGGGGTCGATCTGCTGCCGGGAATCGGTGACCTGGAGCCGGAGTGCTCCTGCGAGGCGTGGGACCACTGCGCGCACTCGGCGGCGCTCTGCTACCAGTTCGCGCGGCTGCTCGACCAGGACCCGTTCGTCCTGCTGCTCCTGCGGGGCCGCGACGAACGCCGGCTCCTGGAGGAGCTCCGCATACGCGGTACGCAGCGCGCGGAGGCTCCCGCCCCATCGGCGCGGCGGGGTGTTCCCGCCGCCGGGGTGTTCGCGGGGGCCGGGAGTCTTCCGGCACTGCCCGCTCCCCCGCGCGTCCCACCGGAGCCGGGTACCCCGCCCTCGCTCGACACCGGTACGGGCCCCGCCCCCGGGGTGGATCCGGCGGCACTGGAGGTGCTGGCCGCAGACGCCGCCGGACGGGCCCACCGGATGCTGCTGGAGGCGCTGGTCCCGGGTCACGAGCGGCAGCCGCTTCCCGTACCGCTGACGCCGGAGCAGGACGCCGTGCGGCTGGCCGCTGGGAGCGCGTCCGCGCCCTGGGCCTTGGTCCGGCTCTCGACGGCGACCGGCCGGCGGCGGGCGCGGCTGGACGCCGCCGTGCTCGCCTGGCGTCTCGGCGAGGCCGCGGCGCTCGCGGTGCTGGAGGAGGAGTGGGAGCCCGATGCCTCGGTCCTCGTCCGGGCCGGGGACGAACTCGCCGGGGCGTGGGGCGAGGACGGGGCGCCGGCCCTCAGGCGTACCGGTAACCGCTGGACCGCCACGGAGCTCGGCGTCCAGCTGCGCCTGGGGAGGGACGGCCGGTGGTGGGCGTACCGCAAGGACAGGGGCCGTTGGGTGCCGGCCGGTCCGGCCGGCGGCGACCCCGCGGGCGCCCTGGCGGGAGCCGGGGCCGAGGACTGA
- a CDS encoding acyl-CoA desaturase, with the protein MPQATTTATDASGARAATAAAPPYPDAGAARTAAPEALHEAVHAQRAPTATPGGSDFAPLLKTVKEQGLLDRRTGWYAATIAVNALALAAVVTGIELLGDTWWTLLLAAPLAVLWTRTAFVGHDAGHAQITGSRRASRIIGLVHGNLLLGMNEAWWNDKHVRHHANPNHVDKDPDVGVGALVWTQRQAAQREGFARWLTRHQARLFFPMLLLEGIALKISGFRFLRRQPGREGVLSGLLMVAHLALWATVLLTALPAGKAVVFALVLHALFGLHLGMAFAPNHKGMEMPDPDGDRWGHLQRQVLTSRNVRGAVLTDWFLGGLNYQIEHHLFPSMPRPHLRRAQPLVKEYCRGIAMPYTETGLVESYRQGLAHMHEVGEPLR; encoded by the coding sequence ATGCCCCAGGCGACCACCACCGCAACCGACGCGTCCGGAGCGCGGGCCGCGACCGCCGCCGCGCCGCCGTACCCGGACGCGGGCGCCGCCAGGACCGCCGCGCCGGAGGCCCTCCACGAGGCCGTCCACGCCCAGCGGGCGCCCACCGCGACTCCTGGTGGCAGCGATTTCGCGCCGCTCCTGAAGACCGTCAAGGAACAGGGGCTGCTGGACCGCCGCACCGGCTGGTACGCCGCCACCATCGCCGTGAACGCGCTCGCGCTCGCCGCGGTCGTCACCGGCATCGAGCTCCTCGGCGACACCTGGTGGACGCTGCTGCTCGCGGCTCCGCTGGCCGTCCTGTGGACCCGTACCGCCTTCGTCGGACACGACGCCGGGCACGCCCAGATCACCGGGAGCCGCCGGGCGAGCCGGATCATCGGCCTCGTCCACGGAAACCTGCTCCTCGGCATGAACGAGGCGTGGTGGAACGACAAGCACGTCCGCCACCACGCCAACCCCAACCATGTCGACAAGGACCCCGACGTCGGCGTGGGCGCTCTGGTCTGGACCCAGCGGCAGGCGGCCCAGCGGGAAGGTTTCGCCCGCTGGCTCACCCGGCATCAGGCCCGTCTCTTCTTCCCCATGCTGCTGCTGGAGGGCATCGCGCTGAAGATCTCCGGCTTCCGGTTCCTGCGCCGCCAGCCCGGCCGTGAGGGCGTGCTGTCAGGGCTGCTGATGGTGGCTCACCTCGCGCTCTGGGCGACGGTTCTCCTCACCGCCCTGCCGGCCGGCAAAGCGGTCGTGTTCGCGCTGGTGCTGCACGCGCTCTTCGGACTGCACCTCGGGATGGCCTTCGCCCCGAATCACAAGGGCATGGAGATGCCCGACCCGGACGGCGACCGCTGGGGCCATCTGCAGCGCCAGGTCCTCACCTCCCGCAACGTGCGCGGCGCCGTCCTCACCGACTGGTTCCTGGGCGGACTGAACTACCAGATAGAACACCACCTCTTCCCGAGCATGCCCCGCCCGCACCTGCGCCGGGCCCAGCCGCTGGTCAAGGAGTACTGCCGTGGGATCGCGATGCCCTACACGGAGACGGGGCTCGTGGAGTCCTACCGCCAGGGCCTGGCGCACATGCACGAGGTGGGCGAGCCGCTGCGCTGA
- a CDS encoding class I SAM-dependent methyltransferase, which translates to MDDERTHVRDFFTERAAGWDSRFPGDGPAYASAVGLLGLRPGDAVLDAGCGTGRALPFLREAVGPSGTVLGADLTPAMLREAVLAGRDRYAALLLADVARVPLRDAALDAVFGAGLVSHLAHPEAGLRELARTVRPGGRLALFHPIGRAALAARHGRALTADDLRAEPNIRPLLARSGWRLDSYTDKDDRFLALARRER; encoded by the coding sequence ATGGACGACGAACGGACACATGTACGCGACTTCTTCACCGAGCGGGCGGCCGGCTGGGACAGCCGCTTCCCCGGCGACGGCCCCGCCTACGCCTCGGCGGTGGGCCTCCTCGGGCTCCGTCCGGGGGATGCGGTGCTCGACGCGGGCTGCGGTACGGGCCGGGCCCTGCCGTTCCTGCGCGAGGCGGTCGGCCCGTCCGGCACGGTCCTGGGCGCGGATCTGACGCCCGCGATGCTCCGGGAGGCGGTGCTGGCCGGACGCGACCGGTACGCCGCGCTGCTGCTCGCCGACGTCGCGCGCGTCCCCCTGCGGGACGCGGCATTGGACGCCGTGTTCGGCGCCGGACTGGTCTCCCACCTCGCCCACCCGGAGGCCGGTCTGCGCGAACTGGCCCGTACGGTGCGGCCGGGCGGCCGGCTCGCCCTCTTCCACCCGATCGGCAGGGCCGCGCTCGCCGCTCGGCACGGTCGCGCGCTCACCGCGGACGACCTGCGCGCCGAGCCCAACATCCGCCCTCTGCTGGCCCGTTCGGGGTGGCGGCTGGACTCGTACACCGACAAGGACGACCGGTTCCTCGCCCTCGCCCGCCGTGAGCGGTGA
- a CDS encoding sterol desaturase family protein: MGSLAYPVLLTATFLVATAALLLDWNPERVSPLFLVGTLMYLTVLERLIPHRRDWHPDGAEWRWYGIYFLLTMAGSALAQFSVTTAVGRISPADPVLPLGAEIPAALLSGSLASYLVHRLGHTNPALWRLHGVHHVPQKVNVANNGVNHVLDIVLAQGFVQLTLALAGFSQESVLATGLFVAAQGYFVHANIDVRIGRLNHVLASPEQHRLHHSTDLSEAGHYGSDLSCWDHLFGSFTWRPGREPAAVGLSDPASFPGTGEILGSLFRPWRRSERAGDGIA; encoded by the coding sequence ATCGGCTCGCTCGCCTATCCGGTGCTGCTGACGGCCACCTTTCTGGTGGCCACGGCAGCTCTGCTGCTCGACTGGAATCCCGAACGAGTGAGTCCGCTTTTCCTCGTCGGCACCCTGATGTATCTCACCGTCCTCGAAAGGCTGATTCCACACCGGCGCGACTGGCATCCCGACGGAGCGGAATGGCGTTGGTACGGCATCTATTTCCTGCTGACCATGGCAGGGAGCGCGCTGGCTCAATTCTCCGTCACGACGGCGGTGGGAAGGATCTCACCGGCCGATCCGGTGCTCCCCCTGGGGGCCGAAATCCCGGCCGCGCTGCTGAGCGGTTCGCTCGCCAGCTATCTGGTCCACCGTCTGGGGCACACCAACCCGGCCCTGTGGCGACTGCACGGGGTCCACCACGTCCCGCAGAAGGTCAATGTCGCCAACAACGGCGTCAACCACGTCCTCGACATCGTCCTCGCCCAGGGCTTCGTGCAGCTCACCCTGGCACTGGCCGGGTTCTCCCAGGAGTCGGTGCTCGCCACCGGGCTCTTCGTCGCCGCACAGGGCTACTTCGTCCACGCCAACATCGACGTGCGCATCGGCCGGCTCAACCACGTCCTGGCGAGCCCGGAACAACACCGCCTGCACCACAGCACGGACCTGTCCGAAGCGGGTCACTACGGCTCCGACCTGTCCTGCTGGGACCACCTCTTCGGCAGCTTCACCTGGCGGCCCGGCCGTGAGCCGGCCGCGGTCGGTCTCAGCGATCCCGCCTCGTTCCCCGGGACCGGCGAGATCCTCGGCAGTCTCTTCCGCCCCTGGCGCCGCTCGGAGCGGGCCGGGGACGGCATCGCCTGA
- a CDS encoding MOSC domain-containing protein, giving the protein MNGIVAAVSSSGEYTFTKPVRQSITLRAGHGVEGDVHAGVTVKHRSRVAQDPTQPNLRQVHLIQQELFDELRAEGFDLAPGDLGENVTTRGLDLLALPEGTLLHLGDQAVVEVTGLRNPCLQIDAFRSGLLKRVVGRDDAGRVVRRAGIMGVVVEGGPVRAGDTVRAELPVGPHKALDRV; this is encoded by the coding sequence TTGAACGGCATAGTCGCGGCTGTGAGCAGCAGTGGTGAGTACACCTTCACCAAGCCGGTCCGGCAGAGCATCACGCTCCGGGCCGGACACGGTGTCGAAGGTGACGTACACGCGGGGGTCACGGTCAAGCACCGCAGCAGGGTCGCCCAGGATCCCACCCAGCCCAACCTCCGCCAGGTCCACCTGATCCAGCAGGAACTCTTCGACGAGCTGCGCGCCGAGGGCTTCGACCTTGCCCCCGGCGACCTCGGGGAGAACGTCACCACACGCGGCCTGGACCTGCTCGCACTGCCGGAAGGGACTCTGCTGCACCTGGGCGACCAGGCGGTCGTCGAGGTCACCGGTCTGCGTAACCCGTGCCTGCAGATCGACGCCTTCCGGAGCGGCCTGCTCAAGCGCGTCGTCGGGCGCGACGACGCGGGACGCGTGGTCCGCCGGGCCGGGATCATGGGAGTGGTGGTGGAAGGAGGACCCGTGCGAGCCGGAGACACCGTCCGTGCCGAACTCCCCGTAGGTCCCCACAAGGCCCTCGACCGGGTCTGA
- a CDS encoding oxygenase MpaB family protein produces the protein MKRYDRLKEIRSLDPERDFLRIYRLSVTLEFPWDVTRALELALYRTYAVPSIGRLLAATAELTDRSQKRYDDTVLLLDTVVEHGFGSDEGRTALRRINAMHRAYDIGNDDMRYVLCTFVVIPKRWLDAYGWRRLSAHERRAYATYYRTLGVHMGIKDVPRTYEEFEETLDAYEDAHFGWDEGARRVSDATLGLMASWYPAPLARLVRGASLALLDDALLDAFRYRRPGPLARGLTRGALRLRARTVRLLPPRSRPHHARENPEIKGYPDGYEVSGLGTFPVPGVRGCPVPHHRASDGAAAE, from the coding sequence ATGAAGCGGTACGACCGGCTCAAGGAAATTCGAAGCCTCGACCCCGAGAGGGACTTCCTCCGGATCTACCGCCTCTCCGTCACCCTCGAATTCCCCTGGGACGTGACCCGCGCGCTCGAACTCGCCCTGTACCGTACCTACGCCGTGCCCAGCATCGGCCGACTGCTCGCGGCGACGGCCGAACTGACGGACCGTTCACAGAAGCGCTACGACGACACGGTGCTCCTGCTCGACACCGTCGTCGAGCACGGGTTCGGCTCCGACGAGGGGCGCACCGCGCTCCGCCGGATCAACGCCATGCACCGCGCCTACGACATCGGCAACGACGACATGCGCTACGTGCTCTGTACCTTCGTCGTGATCCCCAAGCGCTGGCTGGACGCGTACGGCTGGCGCCGGCTGTCGGCCCACGAGCGCCGGGCGTACGCCACCTACTACCGCACGCTTGGCGTGCACATGGGGATCAAGGACGTGCCCCGCACCTACGAGGAGTTCGAGGAGACCCTCGACGCGTACGAGGACGCCCACTTCGGGTGGGACGAGGGGGCCAGGCGGGTCTCCGACGCCACGCTCGGCCTGATGGCCTCCTGGTACCCCGCGCCGCTGGCGCGGCTGGTGCGCGGGGCGAGCCTCGCGCTCCTCGACGACGCGCTGCTGGACGCCTTCCGCTACCGACGGCCGGGCCCTCTCGCGCGCGGCCTGACCAGAGGTGCGCTGCGGCTGCGGGCGCGGACGGTCAGGTTGCTCCCGCCGCGTTCCCGGCCGCACCACGCCCGCGAGAACCCGGAGATCAAGGGCTACCCGGACGGGTACGAGGTCTCCGGGCTCGGCACCTTTCCCGTGCCGGGCGTCCGGGGCTGCCCGGTGCCGCACCACCGTGCGTCGGACGGAGCCGCCGCCGAGTGA
- a CDS encoding N-acetylmuramoyl-L-alanine amidase, with amino-acid sequence MHRRRILQAAAGTAAGLLLPASVRGVDAPSAGTDSTLARWAPASSANYTVPAGPSPRRVDRVVVHITQQTFTQTLGIFRDPAKKVSVHYVVRSGDGYTAQCVPERDIAWHAGNWDFNVRSVGIEHEGWVDRPEYFTASMYERSALLTADICDRHGIPRDREHIVGHYEVPGTDHTDPGPLWDWDRYIRLVLLA; translated from the coding sequence GTGCACCGCAGAAGGATCCTCCAGGCGGCGGCCGGCACGGCGGCGGGTCTCCTCCTGCCCGCGTCGGTGCGCGGGGTGGACGCGCCTTCGGCGGGGACGGACAGCACGCTGGCACGCTGGGCCCCCGCCTCGTCCGCCAACTACACCGTCCCCGCGGGCCCCTCGCCCCGGCGCGTGGACCGGGTGGTCGTCCACATCACGCAGCAGACCTTCACCCAGACGCTCGGCATTTTCCGGGACCCCGCGAAGAAGGTGTCGGTCCATTACGTCGTACGGTCCGGCGACGGCTACACCGCCCAGTGCGTACCGGAGCGGGACATCGCCTGGCACGCGGGCAACTGGGACTTCAACGTTCGTTCCGTCGGCATCGAGCACGAAGGCTGGGTGGACCGTCCGGAGTACTTCACCGCGTCGATGTACGAACGGTCGGCGCTGCTCACCGCGGACATCTGTGACCGGCACGGCATACCCAGGGACCGTGAGCACATCGTCGGCCACTACGAGGTACCGGGCACGGACCACACCGATCCCGGGCCGCTGTGGGACTGGGACCGCTATATCCGGCTCGTCCTTCTCGCTTGA
- a CDS encoding DEAD/DEAH box helicase — MHRLPTATRPPISEHARLEAVFLPGDPARNGSVAFWDPEGGPLPATSSGVATTLTVALGADRTLAVRALCLPVREALPLLTRGRAAEGASESVAFWGAAGLLALQLVARGLLLPGLSATAQDAWRAGPLTAEDLARVRALAAAMPPAAHAVPLAGEDGAPPELPEPEKLLRDFLDAVADTLPRTPAAPSLAGGPAFAADAPRRMPELRGWAAEVAAGHDAGVRLSLRVDVAGLDDGSVTGAEAGPTFRLVLQVHGVSDPGLVADAAALWASDGAAARAFGPRARTDALLGLRRAVRAWAPLAPLLSAAVPDAVDVDDEEIAGLLGPAARALAAAGVQVHWPARLSGRLTARAVIGSPEDDRGAERDSGPYPGPAAGGGLPSLLGAGTPLMFEWRFALGDQGLTREELDRLAEAKRPVVRLRDRWVLVDPEEVRRVRTAGRRVTPVDALTAALTGSTEADGRLVPVSVTGRLARLRDRLSEAGSGDGASRPQPRALSATLRDYQLRGLNWLDTMTSLGLGACLADDMGLGKTITLIALHLRRQEDAATTGPTLVVCPTSLMGNWQREIERFAPGTAVRRFHGPSRSPQDLAGDGFVLTTYGTMRLDAARLADTAWGLVVADEAQHVKNPRAATAKALRTIGAGARVALTGTPVENDLTELWAILDWATPGLLGRLGTFRRLYATAVEGGRDPAAAERLGALVRPFLLRRRKSDPGIAPELPPKTETDHAVSLTAEQAGLYEAVVRETLAEIARADGFERRGLVVRLLTSLKQICNHPAQYLKEDGPRIADRSGKVELLDELLDTILAEDASVLVFTQYVAMARLLERHLAGRGVATQFLHGGTPVARREEMVHRFQRGGAPVFLLSLKAAGTGLNLTRAGHVVHFDRWWNPAVEAQATDRAHRIGQTRPVQVHRIIAEGTVEDRIAGLLARKQDLADAVLGSGETALTELTDAELTDLVTLRGGSR; from the coding sequence GTGCACAGGCTTCCTACGGCCACGCGTCCCCCGATCTCCGAACACGCCCGCCTCGAAGCCGTCTTCCTGCCCGGCGACCCCGCGCGCAACGGCTCGGTCGCCTTCTGGGACCCGGAAGGCGGCCCGCTGCCCGCCACTTCCTCCGGCGTCGCCACCACGCTCACCGTCGCCCTGGGCGCGGACCGGACCCTCGCGGTGCGGGCCCTGTGTCTTCCCGTGCGGGAGGCGCTGCCCCTGCTGACCCGGGGCCGCGCCGCCGAGGGCGCCTCGGAGTCGGTGGCGTTCTGGGGTGCGGCAGGACTGCTCGCTCTGCAACTGGTGGCTCGCGGGCTGCTCCTGCCGGGACTGAGCGCCACCGCTCAGGACGCCTGGCGGGCCGGTCCCCTCACGGCGGAGGACCTCGCGCGGGTGCGGGCCCTGGCGGCCGCGATGCCGCCGGCCGCCCACGCGGTACCGCTCGCCGGGGAGGACGGGGCTCCGCCCGAACTGCCCGAACCGGAAAAGCTGTTGCGGGACTTCCTGGACGCGGTGGCCGACACGCTGCCGCGCACTCCGGCGGCGCCCTCGCTGGCCGGTGGGCCGGCTTTCGCCGCGGACGCACCGCGGCGGATGCCGGAACTGCGGGGGTGGGCCGCCGAGGTCGCCGCCGGTCACGACGCCGGGGTGCGGCTCTCGCTGCGGGTCGACGTCGCGGGCCTGGACGACGGGTCGGTCACGGGGGCGGAGGCCGGGCCGACCTTCCGGCTGGTCCTCCAGGTGCACGGCGTCAGCGACCCGGGCCTCGTCGCGGACGCCGCCGCGCTGTGGGCCTCCGACGGGGCGGCGGCCCGGGCTTTCGGCCCGCGCGCGCGTACGGACGCGCTCCTGGGGCTGCGCCGCGCGGTCCGCGCCTGGGCTCCCCTCGCTCCGCTGCTCTCGGCGGCCGTGCCGGACGCGGTGGACGTGGACGACGAGGAGATCGCCGGACTGCTGGGCCCCGCCGCCCGCGCGCTCGCCGCGGCGGGGGTGCAGGTGCACTGGCCCGCACGGCTGTCCGGGCGGCTGACGGCCCGGGCGGTGATCGGCTCTCCCGAGGACGACCGGGGCGCGGAGCGGGACTCCGGCCCGTATCCCGGACCGGCGGCCGGGGGCGGTCTGCCGTCCCTCCTCGGCGCCGGCACCCCGCTGATGTTCGAGTGGCGGTTCGCCCTGGGCGACCAGGGTCTCACCCGGGAGGAGTTGGACCGGCTCGCGGAGGCGAAGCGTCCGGTCGTACGTCTGCGGGACCGGTGGGTCCTGGTCGACCCCGAGGAGGTGCGGCGGGTCCGCACCGCCGGGCGCCGCGTCACGCCCGTCGACGCGCTGACCGCCGCACTCACCGGCTCCACCGAGGCCGACGGGCGGCTCGTCCCCGTCTCGGTGACGGGTCGGCTCGCGCGACTGCGGGACAGGCTGTCCGAGGCGGGGTCGGGCGACGGCGCGTCCCGCCCCCAGCCCCGGGCGCTCTCCGCGACCCTGCGCGACTACCAGCTGCGCGGCCTGAACTGGCTGGACACCATGACCTCGCTGGGCCTCGGAGCCTGTCTCGCCGACGACATGGGACTGGGCAAGACCATCACGCTCATCGCCCTCCACCTGCGGCGGCAGGAGGACGCAGCCACCACCGGACCCACGCTGGTGGTCTGCCCGACCTCCCTGATGGGCAACTGGCAGCGGGAGATCGAGAGGTTCGCGCCGGGCACGGCGGTACGCAGGTTCCACGGACCGTCCCGTTCCCCCCAGGACCTGGCCGGGGACGGGTTCGTCCTCACCACGTACGGCACCATGCGGCTGGACGCGGCCCGGCTCGCGGACACCGCCTGGGGCTTGGTGGTCGCCGACGAGGCGCAGCACGTGAAGAACCCGCGTGCTGCCACGGCCAAGGCGCTGCGCACCATCGGGGCGGGTGCCAGGGTGGCGCTCACCGGCACTCCGGTGGAGAACGACCTGACGGAGCTGTGGGCGATTCTCGACTGGGCCACTCCGGGGCTGCTCGGCAGACTCGGCACCTTCCGCCGCCTGTACGCGACCGCCGTCGAGGGCGGACGGGACCCGGCGGCGGCGGAGCGGCTCGGGGCGCTGGTCCGCCCCTTCCTGCTGCGCCGCCGCAAGTCCGACCCGGGCATCGCGCCGGAGCTGCCGCCGAAGACGGAGACCGACCACGCGGTCTCGCTGACGGCGGAACAGGCAGGTCTGTACGAGGCGGTCGTGCGGGAGACCCTCGCGGAAATCGCGCGGGCCGACGGCTTCGAGCGGCGGGGCCTGGTCGTGCGGCTGCTCACCTCGCTGAAGCAGATCTGCAATCACCCCGCGCAGTATCTGAAGGAGGACGGCCCGAGGATCGCGGACCGTTCGGGCAAGGTGGAGCTGCTGGACGAACTGCTCGACACCATCCTGGCCGAGGATGCAAGCGTGCTGGTGTTCACCCAGTACGTGGCGATGGCACGGCTGCTGGAACGGCACCTCGCCGGGCGGGGCGTGGCGACCCAGTTCCTGCACGGCGGCACGCCCGTGGCGCGCCGGGAGGAGATGGTCCACCGGTTCCAGCGGGGCGGTGCGCCGGTGTTCCTGCTGTCCCTGAAAGCGGCGGGCACGGGCCTCAACCTCACCCGGGCGGGTCATGTGGTGCACTTCGACCGCTGGTGGAACCCGGCGGTGGAGGCGCAGGCCACCGACCGCGCCCACCGGATCGGTCAGACGCGGCCCGTCCAGGTGCACCGGATCATCGCGGAAGGGACGGTGGAGGACCGTATCGCGGGTCTGCTGGCCCGGAAGCAGGATCTGGCGGACGCGGTGCTGGGGTCGGGCGAGACGGCCCTCACCGAGCTGACGGACGCGGAACTCACGGATCTGGTCACACTGCGAGGAGGCTCACGGTGA
- the proP gene encoding glycine betaine/L-proline transporter ProP, translating to MMRTVVRRRKKSFRAEDITVTDPPKVRRAVTAAALGNTMEWFDFGVYAYLAGTLGKVFFPSSSPGAQVVSTFATFAAAFLVRPLGGLVFGPLGDRVGRQKVLAITMIMMAASTFAVGFLPTYAAVGFAAPLLLLVCRLVQGFSTGGEYAGATTYIAEYAPDKRRGFLGSWLDFGTFVGYSLGSGLVTVLTAVLGTDGLTDWGWRIPFYVAGPLGLIGLYMRMKLEETPVFQRQEEEQAEALAEGDPVEQARQSGKGRFKEIFTEHWEAVLICMGLVLLYNVTNYMVTSYLPTYMSETLGEDETTSQLLVLGTMLLVVLTITTVGRSSDRWGRRPVFMAGSVALVALSIPAFLLIRQGGILLPAFGCVILGLLLVCFAGTSASTLPALFPTRIRYGALSIAFNISVSLFGGTTPLFAAGLVEATGNDMVPAYYLMVAGVIGLVSTLFLHETAGRPLRGSGPMVETRQQAHRLVSASRTTAGRQARDVWFRLRHGRRRG from the coding sequence ATGATGCGCACGGTGGTACGGCGCCGCAAGAAGTCGTTCCGGGCCGAGGACATCACCGTCACCGATCCGCCGAAGGTGCGCCGGGCGGTCACGGCCGCCGCACTCGGCAACACCATGGAGTGGTTCGACTTCGGCGTCTACGCCTATCTGGCCGGAACGCTGGGCAAGGTGTTCTTCCCGTCCAGCTCACCCGGAGCCCAGGTGGTGTCGACCTTCGCCACCTTCGCCGCCGCTTTCCTGGTACGTCCTCTCGGCGGACTCGTCTTCGGCCCGCTCGGGGACCGGGTGGGACGACAGAAAGTCCTCGCGATCACCATGATCATGATGGCGGCCTCCACCTTCGCCGTCGGTTTCCTCCCCACCTATGCCGCGGTCGGTTTCGCGGCGCCCCTGCTGCTCCTGGTGTGCCGGCTCGTACAGGGCTTCTCCACGGGCGGGGAGTACGCCGGAGCGACCACGTACATCGCCGAATACGCCCCGGACAAACGGCGCGGCTTCCTCGGCAGTTGGCTGGACTTCGGCACCTTCGTCGGCTACTCCCTCGGCTCCGGCCTGGTCACCGTGCTCACCGCGGTCCTGGGCACCGACGGGCTGACCGACTGGGGCTGGCGCATCCCCTTCTACGTCGCCGGGCCACTGGGCCTGATCGGTCTCTACATGCGCATGAAGCTGGAGGAGACACCCGTCTTCCAGCGGCAGGAGGAGGAACAGGCCGAGGCCCTGGCCGAGGGCGACCCGGTGGAGCAGGCCAGGCAGTCGGGCAAGGGCCGGTTCAAGGAGATCTTCACCGAGCACTGGGAGGCCGTGCTGATCTGCATGGGCCTGGTGCTCCTCTACAACGTCACCAACTACATGGTCACGTCCTATCTCCCGACCTACATGTCCGAGACCCTCGGCGAGGACGAGACCACCTCTCAGCTGCTCGTCCTCGGCACGATGCTGCTGGTCGTCCTGACCATCACCACGGTGGGCCGAAGCTCCGACCGGTGGGGCCGCAGGCCGGTCTTCATGGCCGGGAGCGTGGCGCTGGTGGCACTCTCCATCCCGGCGTTCCTGCTGATCCGGCAGGGCGGAATCCTGCTCCCCGCCTTCGGCTGCGTGATCCTCGGCCTGCTGCTCGTCTGCTTCGCCGGAACATCGGCTTCCACCCTTCCGGCGCTCTTTCCCACCCGCATCCGGTACGGCGCGCTCTCGATCGCGTTCAACATCTCCGTCTCGCTCTTCGGCGGAACCACCCCGCTGTTCGCCGCAGGGCTCGTGGAGGCCACCGGCAACGACATGGTGCCCGCCTACTACCTGATGGTGGCGGGCGTCATCGGGCTCGTGTCCACCCTCTTTCTTCATGAGACGGCCGGCAGGCCACTGCGCGGCTCCGGGCCCATGGTCGAGACGCGCCAGCAAGCACACCGGCTGGTCTCGGCCAGCCGCACCACCGCGGGCCGGCAGGCGCGCGACGTCTGGTTCCGGCTGCGCCACGGGCGGCGGCGGGGCTGA